The following proteins are encoded in a genomic region of Populus nigra chromosome 16, ddPopNigr1.1, whole genome shotgun sequence:
- the LOC133675699 gene encoding LEAF RUST 10 DISEASE-RESISTANCE LOCUS RECEPTOR-LIKE PROTEIN KINASE-like 2.1 isoform X2, translating to MFGGILRHLFGGAYAALLLLVILSTHHGCSARKNNNYCAPSSCGNIHNISYPFRLNTDPESCGIKTYELACENNVRPALYLNKVKYYVQAINYGGFTIRLVEAGVQQDDCFSIPHHSIMPYISPSAYYDRRYIGYQVITFICCENQILHPPYHFLDTSSCKNGSSTAYNSYSFSSISSPSCIKEGYSYVITGDAHFKDIPDLCRINLIYTVPGFLLPENRTNMSYIDVHDVLVHGFELSWLSACCHSVKENRCNLDESTRNNYCRHEFLEVYITAYIYYVGYSIDKEFHDYVGYSIDKEFLAYNFNVFVTPYSLRLVIVVLTALLAPIAAYRVLLFLCGLPCLITLLVYKWRRKHLSIYDNIEKFLQSHDNDLMPVRYSYSDIKKITNGFKDKLGEGGFGLVYKGKLCSGGFAAVKILSKSKANGQDFINEVATIGRIYHVNVVRLIGFTVEGSKRALIYEFMPNGSLDKYIVSRQGSISLSNEKMYEISLGVARGIEYLHQGCDMQILHFDIKPHNILLDEKFIPKLSDFGLAKLYPTDNSIVPLTAARGTIGYMAPELFYKNIGGVSHKSDVYSFGMLLMEMIGRRKNLNALADHSSQIYFPSWIYDQVSEGKDVELGDHATKQGKETIKKMIKVALWCIQLRPNDRPSMHDVVKMLKSDVESLQMPPKPFLTPHHMPKDDDTTNPIKLSDPPSDCIDSSYQFGR from the exons aTGTTCGGAGGAATATTAAGGCACCTCTTTGGTGGTGCGTATGCAGCCCTTCTTTTGCTAGTGATCCTATCCACCCACCATGGTTGCAGTGCTAGAAAGAACAACAATTACTGCGCTCCTTCTTCTTGCGGCAATATCCATAATATTAGCTACCCTTTTCGATTAAATACCGATCCTGAAAGCTGCGGCATCAAAACTTATGAACTTGCTTGTGAAAACAACGTACGTCCAGCTTTATACTTGAACAAGGTAAAATATTATGTTCAGGCAATCAATTACGGTGGCTTCACAATTCGACTTGTGGAAGCTGGTGTTCAGCAGGATGATTGCTTCTCCATCCCTCATCATTCTATTATGCCATATATTTCGCCCTCGGCGTATTATGATCGACGTTATATTGGATATCAAGTAATAACTTTTATATGTTGCGAAAATCAAATACTGCATCCTCCATATCATTTTTTGGACACTTCTTCTTGCAAAAATGGCAGTAGTACTGCATATAATTCTTATTCGTTTAGCAGTATCTCTTCTCCCAGCTGCATCAAGGAAGGTTATTCCTATGTCATTACTGGTGATGCGCACTTTAAAGATATACCGGACTTATGCcgtataaatttgatttatactGTGCCTGGATTTCTTCTGCCAGAAAATAGGACCAATATGTCCTACATAGATGTCCATGATGTTTTGGTACATGGGTTCGAGCTTTCATGGTTGTCGGCCTGTTGTCATTCTGTCAAGGAAAACCGCTGCAACCTTGATGAATCCACCAGGAACAATTATTGTAGACATG aATTTCTGGAAGTTTATATAACCGCTTACATTT attatgTGGGATATTCTATAGATAAAGAATTCCATG attatgTGGGATATTCTATAGATAAAGAATTCCTTG cctataattttaatgtgttcgTCACTCCATATTCATTACGCCTTGTCATAGTTGTGCTCACTGCGCTACTTGCCCCCATTG CGGCATATCGTGTACTGTTATTTTTGTGTGGGCTTCCATGTCTTATAACCTTGCTGGTCTACAAATGGCGAAGAAAACATTTATCCATATATGACAACATTGAAAAGTTCTTGCAAAGTCATGATAATGATCTTATGCCAGTAAGATACTCTTACTCGGATATTAAGAAGATAACCAATGGTTTTAAAGATAAGTTGGGTGAAGGAGGTTTTGGCTTAGTGTACAAAGGAAAGCTTTGTAGTGGCGGTTTTGCGGCGGTAAAAATTTTGAGCAAGTCAAAAGCCAATGGACAAGATTTTATCAACGAAGTTGCCACCATTGGAAGAATTTACCATGTCAATGTTGTGCGACTCATAGGCTTCACTGTCGAGGGTTCGAAGCGTGCTCTTATATACGAGTTCATGCCTAATGGGTCTCTTGATAAGTACATTGTTTCTCGACAAGGTAGCATCTCATTGAGCAATGAGAAAATGTACGAGATTTCTCTTGGGGTGGCTCGTGGAATTGAATATCTACATCAAGGTTGTGATATGCAAATTTTGCATTTTGATATCAAGCCTCACAATATTCTTCTTGATGAAAAATTTATTCCAAAACTTTCAGATTTTGGACTAGCAAAATTATACCCAACAGATAATAGTATTGTGCCCCTTACTGCGGCTAGAGGAACGATAGGATATATGGCTCCTGAattgttttacaaaaatattggaGGTGTCTCTCACAAATCCGATGTCTATAGTTTTGGGATGCTGTTAATGGAAATGATTGGAAGAAGGAAGAACTTGAATGCATTGGCGGATCATTCAAGTCAAATTTACTTCCCTTCCTGGATTTATGACCAAGTTAGTGAAGGAAAGGATGTTGAACTAGGAGATCATGCCACGAAGCAgggaaaagaaacaataaagaagATGATTAAAGTGGCATTATGGTGCATACAATTGAGGCCGAATGATCGTCCGTCGATGCATGATGTTGTGAAGATGCTTAAATCAGATGTTGAATCCCTACAAATGCCTCCTAAACCTTTTTTAACTCCACATCATATGCCAAAAGATGATGATACGACCAATCCAATAAAGTTATCTGATCCACCCAGTGATTGTATCGACTCTTCATATCAGTTTGGTCGTTAA
- the LOC133675699 gene encoding LEAF RUST 10 DISEASE-RESISTANCE LOCUS RECEPTOR-LIKE PROTEIN KINASE-like 2.5 isoform X1 translates to MFGGILRHLFGGAYAALLLLVILSTHHGCSARKNNNYCAPSSCGNIHNISYPFRLNTDPESCGIKTYELACENNVRPALYLNKVKYYVQAINYGGFTIRLVEAGVQQDDCFSIPHHSIMPYISPSAYYDRRYIGYQVITFICCENQILHPPYHFLDTSSCKNGSSTAYNSYSFSSISSPSCIKEGYSYVITGDAHFKDIPDLCRINLIYTVPGFLLPENRTNMSYIDVHDVLVHGFELSWLSACCHSVKENRCNLDESTRNNYCRHAGVIRRAREFLEVYITAYIYYVGYSIDKEFHDYVGYSIDKEFLAYNFNVFVTPYSLRLVIVVLTALLAPIAAYRVLLFLCGLPCLITLLVYKWRRKHLSIYDNIEKFLQSHDNDLMPVRYSYSDIKKITNGFKDKLGEGGFGLVYKGKLCSGGFAAVKILSKSKANGQDFINEVATIGRIYHVNVVRLIGFTVEGSKRALIYEFMPNGSLDKYIVSRQGSISLSNEKMYEISLGVARGIEYLHQGCDMQILHFDIKPHNILLDEKFIPKLSDFGLAKLYPTDNSIVPLTAARGTIGYMAPELFYKNIGGVSHKSDVYSFGMLLMEMIGRRKNLNALADHSSQIYFPSWIYDQVSEGKDVELGDHATKQGKETIKKMIKVALWCIQLRPNDRPSMHDVVKMLKSDVESLQMPPKPFLTPHHMPKDDDTTNPIKLSDPPSDCIDSSYQFGR, encoded by the exons aTGTTCGGAGGAATATTAAGGCACCTCTTTGGTGGTGCGTATGCAGCCCTTCTTTTGCTAGTGATCCTATCCACCCACCATGGTTGCAGTGCTAGAAAGAACAACAATTACTGCGCTCCTTCTTCTTGCGGCAATATCCATAATATTAGCTACCCTTTTCGATTAAATACCGATCCTGAAAGCTGCGGCATCAAAACTTATGAACTTGCTTGTGAAAACAACGTACGTCCAGCTTTATACTTGAACAAGGTAAAATATTATGTTCAGGCAATCAATTACGGTGGCTTCACAATTCGACTTGTGGAAGCTGGTGTTCAGCAGGATGATTGCTTCTCCATCCCTCATCATTCTATTATGCCATATATTTCGCCCTCGGCGTATTATGATCGACGTTATATTGGATATCAAGTAATAACTTTTATATGTTGCGAAAATCAAATACTGCATCCTCCATATCATTTTTTGGACACTTCTTCTTGCAAAAATGGCAGTAGTACTGCATATAATTCTTATTCGTTTAGCAGTATCTCTTCTCCCAGCTGCATCAAGGAAGGTTATTCCTATGTCATTACTGGTGATGCGCACTTTAAAGATATACCGGACTTATGCcgtataaatttgatttatactGTGCCTGGATTTCTTCTGCCAGAAAATAGGACCAATATGTCCTACATAGATGTCCATGATGTTTTGGTACATGGGTTCGAGCTTTCATGGTTGTCGGCCTGTTGTCATTCTGTCAAGGAAAACCGCTGCAACCTTGATGAATCCACCAGGAACAATTATTGTAGACATG CCGGCGTCATTAGACGTGCAAGAG aATTTCTGGAAGTTTATATAACCGCTTACATTT attatgTGGGATATTCTATAGATAAAGAATTCCATG attatgTGGGATATTCTATAGATAAAGAATTCCTTG cctataattttaatgtgttcgTCACTCCATATTCATTACGCCTTGTCATAGTTGTGCTCACTGCGCTACTTGCCCCCATTG CGGCATATCGTGTACTGTTATTTTTGTGTGGGCTTCCATGTCTTATAACCTTGCTGGTCTACAAATGGCGAAGAAAACATTTATCCATATATGACAACATTGAAAAGTTCTTGCAAAGTCATGATAATGATCTTATGCCAGTAAGATACTCTTACTCGGATATTAAGAAGATAACCAATGGTTTTAAAGATAAGTTGGGTGAAGGAGGTTTTGGCTTAGTGTACAAAGGAAAGCTTTGTAGTGGCGGTTTTGCGGCGGTAAAAATTTTGAGCAAGTCAAAAGCCAATGGACAAGATTTTATCAACGAAGTTGCCACCATTGGAAGAATTTACCATGTCAATGTTGTGCGACTCATAGGCTTCACTGTCGAGGGTTCGAAGCGTGCTCTTATATACGAGTTCATGCCTAATGGGTCTCTTGATAAGTACATTGTTTCTCGACAAGGTAGCATCTCATTGAGCAATGAGAAAATGTACGAGATTTCTCTTGGGGTGGCTCGTGGAATTGAATATCTACATCAAGGTTGTGATATGCAAATTTTGCATTTTGATATCAAGCCTCACAATATTCTTCTTGATGAAAAATTTATTCCAAAACTTTCAGATTTTGGACTAGCAAAATTATACCCAACAGATAATAGTATTGTGCCCCTTACTGCGGCTAGAGGAACGATAGGATATATGGCTCCTGAattgttttacaaaaatattggaGGTGTCTCTCACAAATCCGATGTCTATAGTTTTGGGATGCTGTTAATGGAAATGATTGGAAGAAGGAAGAACTTGAATGCATTGGCGGATCATTCAAGTCAAATTTACTTCCCTTCCTGGATTTATGACCAAGTTAGTGAAGGAAAGGATGTTGAACTAGGAGATCATGCCACGAAGCAgggaaaagaaacaataaagaagATGATTAAAGTGGCATTATGGTGCATACAATTGAGGCCGAATGATCGTCCGTCGATGCATGATGTTGTGAAGATGCTTAAATCAGATGTTGAATCCCTACAAATGCCTCCTAAACCTTTTTTAACTCCACATCATATGCCAAAAGATGATGATACGACCAATCCAATAAAGTTATCTGATCCACCCAGTGATTGTATCGACTCTTCATATCAGTTTGGTCGTTAA
- the LOC133675699 gene encoding rust resistance kinase Lr10-like isoform X5: MFGGILRHLFGGAYAALLLLVILSTHHGCSARKNNNYCAPSSCGNIHNISYPFRLNTDPESCGIKTYELACENNVRPALYLNKVKYYVQAINYGGFTIRLVEAGVQQDDCFSIPHHSIMPYISPSAYYDRRYIGYQVITFICCENQILHPPYHFLDTSSCKNGSSTAYNSYSFSSISSPSCIKEENRTNMSYIDVHDVLVHGFELSWLSACCHSVKENRCNLDESTRNNYCRHAGVIRRAREFLEVYITAYIYYVGYSIDKEFHDYVGYSIDKEFLAYNFNVFVTPYSLRLVIVVLTALLAPIAAYRVLLFLCGLPCLITLLVYKWRRKHLSIYDNIEKFLQSHDNDLMPVRYSYSDIKKITNGFKDKLGEGGFGLVYKGKLCSGGFAAVKILSKSKANGQDFINEVATIGRIYHVNVVRLIGFTVEGSKRALIYEFMPNGSLDKYIVSRQGSISLSNEKMYEISLGVARGIEYLHQGCDMQILHFDIKPHNILLDEKFIPKLSDFGLAKLYPTDNSIVPLTAARGTIGYMAPELFYKNIGGVSHKSDVYSFGMLLMEMIGRRKNLNALADHSSQIYFPSWIYDQVSEGKDVELGDHATKQGKETIKKMIKVALWCIQLRPNDRPSMHDVVKMLKSDVESLQMPPKPFLTPHHMPKDDDTTNPIKLSDPPSDCIDSSYQFGR, encoded by the exons aTGTTCGGAGGAATATTAAGGCACCTCTTTGGTGGTGCGTATGCAGCCCTTCTTTTGCTAGTGATCCTATCCACCCACCATGGTTGCAGTGCTAGAAAGAACAACAATTACTGCGCTCCTTCTTCTTGCGGCAATATCCATAATATTAGCTACCCTTTTCGATTAAATACCGATCCTGAAAGCTGCGGCATCAAAACTTATGAACTTGCTTGTGAAAACAACGTACGTCCAGCTTTATACTTGAACAAGGTAAAATATTATGTTCAGGCAATCAATTACGGTGGCTTCACAATTCGACTTGTGGAAGCTGGTGTTCAGCAGGATGATTGCTTCTCCATCCCTCATCATTCTATTATGCCATATATTTCGCCCTCGGCGTATTATGATCGACGTTATATTGGATATCAAGTAATAACTTTTATATGTTGCGAAAATCAAATACTGCATCCTCCATATCATTTTTTGGACACTTCTTCTTGCAAAAATGGCAGTAGTACTGCATATAATTCTTATTCGTTTAGCAGTATCTCTTCTCCCAGCTGCATCAAGGAAG AAAATAGGACCAATATGTCCTACATAGATGTCCATGATGTTTTGGTACATGGGTTCGAGCTTTCATGGTTGTCGGCCTGTTGTCATTCTGTCAAGGAAAACCGCTGCAACCTTGATGAATCCACCAGGAACAATTATTGTAGACATG CCGGCGTCATTAGACGTGCAAGAG aATTTCTGGAAGTTTATATAACCGCTTACATTT attatgTGGGATATTCTATAGATAAAGAATTCCATG attatgTGGGATATTCTATAGATAAAGAATTCCTTG cctataattttaatgtgttcgTCACTCCATATTCATTACGCCTTGTCATAGTTGTGCTCACTGCGCTACTTGCCCCCATTG CGGCATATCGTGTACTGTTATTTTTGTGTGGGCTTCCATGTCTTATAACCTTGCTGGTCTACAAATGGCGAAGAAAACATTTATCCATATATGACAACATTGAAAAGTTCTTGCAAAGTCATGATAATGATCTTATGCCAGTAAGATACTCTTACTCGGATATTAAGAAGATAACCAATGGTTTTAAAGATAAGTTGGGTGAAGGAGGTTTTGGCTTAGTGTACAAAGGAAAGCTTTGTAGTGGCGGTTTTGCGGCGGTAAAAATTTTGAGCAAGTCAAAAGCCAATGGACAAGATTTTATCAACGAAGTTGCCACCATTGGAAGAATTTACCATGTCAATGTTGTGCGACTCATAGGCTTCACTGTCGAGGGTTCGAAGCGTGCTCTTATATACGAGTTCATGCCTAATGGGTCTCTTGATAAGTACATTGTTTCTCGACAAGGTAGCATCTCATTGAGCAATGAGAAAATGTACGAGATTTCTCTTGGGGTGGCTCGTGGAATTGAATATCTACATCAAGGTTGTGATATGCAAATTTTGCATTTTGATATCAAGCCTCACAATATTCTTCTTGATGAAAAATTTATTCCAAAACTTTCAGATTTTGGACTAGCAAAATTATACCCAACAGATAATAGTATTGTGCCCCTTACTGCGGCTAGAGGAACGATAGGATATATGGCTCCTGAattgttttacaaaaatattggaGGTGTCTCTCACAAATCCGATGTCTATAGTTTTGGGATGCTGTTAATGGAAATGATTGGAAGAAGGAAGAACTTGAATGCATTGGCGGATCATTCAAGTCAAATTTACTTCCCTTCCTGGATTTATGACCAAGTTAGTGAAGGAAAGGATGTTGAACTAGGAGATCATGCCACGAAGCAgggaaaagaaacaataaagaagATGATTAAAGTGGCATTATGGTGCATACAATTGAGGCCGAATGATCGTCCGTCGATGCATGATGTTGTGAAGATGCTTAAATCAGATGTTGAATCCCTACAAATGCCTCCTAAACCTTTTTTAACTCCACATCATATGCCAAAAGATGATGATACGACCAATCCAATAAAGTTATCTGATCCACCCAGTGATTGTATCGACTCTTCATATCAGTTTGGTCGTTAA
- the LOC133675699 gene encoding rust resistance kinase Lr10-like isoform X4 encodes MFGGILRHLFGGAYAALLLLVILSTHHGCSARKNNNYCAPSSCGNIHNISYPFRLNTDPESCGIKTYELACENNVRPALYLNKVKYYVQAINYGGFTIRLVEAGVQQDDCFSIPHHSIMPYISPSAYYDRRYIGYQVITFICCENQILHPPYHFLDTSSCKNGSSTAYNSYSFSSISSPSCIKEGYSYVITGDAHFKDIPDLCRINLIYTVPGFLLPENRTNMSYIDVHDVLVHGFELSWLSACCHSVKENRCNLDESTRNNYCRHDYVGYSIDKEFHDYVGYSIDKEFLAYNFNVFVTPYSLRLVIVVLTALLAPIAAYRVLLFLCGLPCLITLLVYKWRRKHLSIYDNIEKFLQSHDNDLMPVRYSYSDIKKITNGFKDKLGEGGFGLVYKGKLCSGGFAAVKILSKSKANGQDFINEVATIGRIYHVNVVRLIGFTVEGSKRALIYEFMPNGSLDKYIVSRQGSISLSNEKMYEISLGVARGIEYLHQGCDMQILHFDIKPHNILLDEKFIPKLSDFGLAKLYPTDNSIVPLTAARGTIGYMAPELFYKNIGGVSHKSDVYSFGMLLMEMIGRRKNLNALADHSSQIYFPSWIYDQVSEGKDVELGDHATKQGKETIKKMIKVALWCIQLRPNDRPSMHDVVKMLKSDVESLQMPPKPFLTPHHMPKDDDTTNPIKLSDPPSDCIDSSYQFGR; translated from the exons aTGTTCGGAGGAATATTAAGGCACCTCTTTGGTGGTGCGTATGCAGCCCTTCTTTTGCTAGTGATCCTATCCACCCACCATGGTTGCAGTGCTAGAAAGAACAACAATTACTGCGCTCCTTCTTCTTGCGGCAATATCCATAATATTAGCTACCCTTTTCGATTAAATACCGATCCTGAAAGCTGCGGCATCAAAACTTATGAACTTGCTTGTGAAAACAACGTACGTCCAGCTTTATACTTGAACAAGGTAAAATATTATGTTCAGGCAATCAATTACGGTGGCTTCACAATTCGACTTGTGGAAGCTGGTGTTCAGCAGGATGATTGCTTCTCCATCCCTCATCATTCTATTATGCCATATATTTCGCCCTCGGCGTATTATGATCGACGTTATATTGGATATCAAGTAATAACTTTTATATGTTGCGAAAATCAAATACTGCATCCTCCATATCATTTTTTGGACACTTCTTCTTGCAAAAATGGCAGTAGTACTGCATATAATTCTTATTCGTTTAGCAGTATCTCTTCTCCCAGCTGCATCAAGGAAGGTTATTCCTATGTCATTACTGGTGATGCGCACTTTAAAGATATACCGGACTTATGCcgtataaatttgatttatactGTGCCTGGATTTCTTCTGCCAGAAAATAGGACCAATATGTCCTACATAGATGTCCATGATGTTTTGGTACATGGGTTCGAGCTTTCATGGTTGTCGGCCTGTTGTCATTCTGTCAAGGAAAACCGCTGCAACCTTGATGAATCCACCAGGAACAATTATTGTAGACATG attatgTGGGATATTCTATAGATAAAGAATTCCATG attatgTGGGATATTCTATAGATAAAGAATTCCTTG cctataattttaatgtgttcgTCACTCCATATTCATTACGCCTTGTCATAGTTGTGCTCACTGCGCTACTTGCCCCCATTG CGGCATATCGTGTACTGTTATTTTTGTGTGGGCTTCCATGTCTTATAACCTTGCTGGTCTACAAATGGCGAAGAAAACATTTATCCATATATGACAACATTGAAAAGTTCTTGCAAAGTCATGATAATGATCTTATGCCAGTAAGATACTCTTACTCGGATATTAAGAAGATAACCAATGGTTTTAAAGATAAGTTGGGTGAAGGAGGTTTTGGCTTAGTGTACAAAGGAAAGCTTTGTAGTGGCGGTTTTGCGGCGGTAAAAATTTTGAGCAAGTCAAAAGCCAATGGACAAGATTTTATCAACGAAGTTGCCACCATTGGAAGAATTTACCATGTCAATGTTGTGCGACTCATAGGCTTCACTGTCGAGGGTTCGAAGCGTGCTCTTATATACGAGTTCATGCCTAATGGGTCTCTTGATAAGTACATTGTTTCTCGACAAGGTAGCATCTCATTGAGCAATGAGAAAATGTACGAGATTTCTCTTGGGGTGGCTCGTGGAATTGAATATCTACATCAAGGTTGTGATATGCAAATTTTGCATTTTGATATCAAGCCTCACAATATTCTTCTTGATGAAAAATTTATTCCAAAACTTTCAGATTTTGGACTAGCAAAATTATACCCAACAGATAATAGTATTGTGCCCCTTACTGCGGCTAGAGGAACGATAGGATATATGGCTCCTGAattgttttacaaaaatattggaGGTGTCTCTCACAAATCCGATGTCTATAGTTTTGGGATGCTGTTAATGGAAATGATTGGAAGAAGGAAGAACTTGAATGCATTGGCGGATCATTCAAGTCAAATTTACTTCCCTTCCTGGATTTATGACCAAGTTAGTGAAGGAAAGGATGTTGAACTAGGAGATCATGCCACGAAGCAgggaaaagaaacaataaagaagATGATTAAAGTGGCATTATGGTGCATACAATTGAGGCCGAATGATCGTCCGTCGATGCATGATGTTGTGAAGATGCTTAAATCAGATGTTGAATCCCTACAAATGCCTCCTAAACCTTTTTTAACTCCACATCATATGCCAAAAGATGATGATACGACCAATCCAATAAAGTTATCTGATCCACCCAGTGATTGTATCGACTCTTCATATCAGTTTGGTCGTTAA
- the LOC133675699 gene encoding rust resistance kinase Lr10-like isoform X3, with product MFGGILRHLFGGAYAALLLLVILSTHHGCSARKNNNYCAPSSCGNIHNISYPFRLNTDPESCGIKTYELACENNVRPALYLNKVKYYVQAINYGGFTIRLVEAGVQQDDCFSIPHHSIMPYISPSAYYDRRYIGYQVITFICCENQILHPPYHFLDTSSCKNGSSTAYNSYSFSSISSPSCIKEGYSYVITGDAHFKDIPDLCRINLIYTVPGFLLPENRTNMSYIDVHDVLVHGFELSWLSACCHSVKENRCNLDESTRNNYCRHAGVIRRARDYVGYSIDKEFHDYVGYSIDKEFLAYNFNVFVTPYSLRLVIVVLTALLAPIAAYRVLLFLCGLPCLITLLVYKWRRKHLSIYDNIEKFLQSHDNDLMPVRYSYSDIKKITNGFKDKLGEGGFGLVYKGKLCSGGFAAVKILSKSKANGQDFINEVATIGRIYHVNVVRLIGFTVEGSKRALIYEFMPNGSLDKYIVSRQGSISLSNEKMYEISLGVARGIEYLHQGCDMQILHFDIKPHNILLDEKFIPKLSDFGLAKLYPTDNSIVPLTAARGTIGYMAPELFYKNIGGVSHKSDVYSFGMLLMEMIGRRKNLNALADHSSQIYFPSWIYDQVSEGKDVELGDHATKQGKETIKKMIKVALWCIQLRPNDRPSMHDVVKMLKSDVESLQMPPKPFLTPHHMPKDDDTTNPIKLSDPPSDCIDSSYQFGR from the exons aTGTTCGGAGGAATATTAAGGCACCTCTTTGGTGGTGCGTATGCAGCCCTTCTTTTGCTAGTGATCCTATCCACCCACCATGGTTGCAGTGCTAGAAAGAACAACAATTACTGCGCTCCTTCTTCTTGCGGCAATATCCATAATATTAGCTACCCTTTTCGATTAAATACCGATCCTGAAAGCTGCGGCATCAAAACTTATGAACTTGCTTGTGAAAACAACGTACGTCCAGCTTTATACTTGAACAAGGTAAAATATTATGTTCAGGCAATCAATTACGGTGGCTTCACAATTCGACTTGTGGAAGCTGGTGTTCAGCAGGATGATTGCTTCTCCATCCCTCATCATTCTATTATGCCATATATTTCGCCCTCGGCGTATTATGATCGACGTTATATTGGATATCAAGTAATAACTTTTATATGTTGCGAAAATCAAATACTGCATCCTCCATATCATTTTTTGGACACTTCTTCTTGCAAAAATGGCAGTAGTACTGCATATAATTCTTATTCGTTTAGCAGTATCTCTTCTCCCAGCTGCATCAAGGAAGGTTATTCCTATGTCATTACTGGTGATGCGCACTTTAAAGATATACCGGACTTATGCcgtataaatttgatttatactGTGCCTGGATTTCTTCTGCCAGAAAATAGGACCAATATGTCCTACATAGATGTCCATGATGTTTTGGTACATGGGTTCGAGCTTTCATGGTTGTCGGCCTGTTGTCATTCTGTCAAGGAAAACCGCTGCAACCTTGATGAATCCACCAGGAACAATTATTGTAGACATG CCGGCGTCATTAGACGTGCAAGAG attatgTGGGATATTCTATAGATAAAGAATTCCATG attatgTGGGATATTCTATAGATAAAGAATTCCTTG cctataattttaatgtgttcgTCACTCCATATTCATTACGCCTTGTCATAGTTGTGCTCACTGCGCTACTTGCCCCCATTG CGGCATATCGTGTACTGTTATTTTTGTGTGGGCTTCCATGTCTTATAACCTTGCTGGTCTACAAATGGCGAAGAAAACATTTATCCATATATGACAACATTGAAAAGTTCTTGCAAAGTCATGATAATGATCTTATGCCAGTAAGATACTCTTACTCGGATATTAAGAAGATAACCAATGGTTTTAAAGATAAGTTGGGTGAAGGAGGTTTTGGCTTAGTGTACAAAGGAAAGCTTTGTAGTGGCGGTTTTGCGGCGGTAAAAATTTTGAGCAAGTCAAAAGCCAATGGACAAGATTTTATCAACGAAGTTGCCACCATTGGAAGAATTTACCATGTCAATGTTGTGCGACTCATAGGCTTCACTGTCGAGGGTTCGAAGCGTGCTCTTATATACGAGTTCATGCCTAATGGGTCTCTTGATAAGTACATTGTTTCTCGACAAGGTAGCATCTCATTGAGCAATGAGAAAATGTACGAGATTTCTCTTGGGGTGGCTCGTGGAATTGAATATCTACATCAAGGTTGTGATATGCAAATTTTGCATTTTGATATCAAGCCTCACAATATTCTTCTTGATGAAAAATTTATTCCAAAACTTTCAGATTTTGGACTAGCAAAATTATACCCAACAGATAATAGTATTGTGCCCCTTACTGCGGCTAGAGGAACGATAGGATATATGGCTCCTGAattgttttacaaaaatattggaGGTGTCTCTCACAAATCCGATGTCTATAGTTTTGGGATGCTGTTAATGGAAATGATTGGAAGAAGGAAGAACTTGAATGCATTGGCGGATCATTCAAGTCAAATTTACTTCCCTTCCTGGATTTATGACCAAGTTAGTGAAGGAAAGGATGTTGAACTAGGAGATCATGCCACGAAGCAgggaaaagaaacaataaagaagATGATTAAAGTGGCATTATGGTGCATACAATTGAGGCCGAATGATCGTCCGTCGATGCATGATGTTGTGAAGATGCTTAAATCAGATGTTGAATCCCTACAAATGCCTCCTAAACCTTTTTTAACTCCACATCATATGCCAAAAGATGATGATACGACCAATCCAATAAAGTTATCTGATCCACCCAGTGATTGTATCGACTCTTCATATCAGTTTGGTCGTTAA